A window from Engraulis encrasicolus isolate BLACKSEA-1 chromosome 11, IST_EnEncr_1.0, whole genome shotgun sequence encodes these proteins:
- the anxa3b gene encoding annexin A3b isoform X2: MSVWDDLDLLLDSPSSLTVTSTTRGTIKDKAGFNASEDATALRGAMEGIGTTEKTLIDILTQRSNAQRQLITKAYEEAYEGRTLVGDLKGDTSGDFEDALVALVTHPAKFDCHEFIKATKGLGTTDSALIEMFACKSSRQIKSMCEAYLEETGRSLAHDLKAEVSGDYGKTLLTLVEAKRDESTHVDAAKAKADAQALYEAGEKKWGTDESMFIDILCHRSVPQLRQILVEYKSISGKTLQESIESEMSGKLEELLVAIVKCVKSVPAFLAERLYKSMKGLGTTESTLTRIIVGRSEVDLLDIRTEYKKLFGCSLYLAIESETSGSYRDTLLQICGED; the protein is encoded by the exons ATGTCTGTTTGG GATGACTTGGATCTTCTCCTGGACTCTCCGTCTTCCTTGACTGTTACG TCTACAACAAGGGGGACCATCAAGGACAAAGCGGGTTTCAATGCCAGTGAAGACGCGACAGCCCTGAGGGGGGCCATGGAGGGCATTG gaACTACTGAGAAAACGTTGATTGATATCTTGACGCAGCGGAGCAATGCTCAGCGGCAGCTCATCACGAAGGCCTACGAGGAGGCTTATGAAGGAAGG actcTTGTTGGGGATCTGAAAGGGGACACCAGTGGGGATTTTGAGGATGCTCTGGTTGCCTTGGTTACCCACCCTGCCAAGTTCGACTGTCACGAGTTCATCAAAGCCACAAAA GGACTTGGGACAACTGATAGTGCTTTGATAGAAATGTTTGCTTGCAAGTCGAGCAGGCAAATTAAGTCCATGTGCGAGGCTTACCTGGAAG AGACAGGCCGATCGCTGGCACATGATCTGAAGGCAGAGGTGTCTGGTGACTATGGTAAAACTCTACTCACCCTTGTGGAG GCGAAGCGGGATGAGAGTACACATGTAGATGCTGCCAAAGCTAAAGCGGATGCCCAG GCCCTGTATGAGGCAGGGGAGAAGAAATGGGGCACGGACGAGAGCATGTTCATCGACATCCTGTGCCACAGAAGTGTCCCTCAGCTCAGGCAGA TCCTGGTGGAGTACAAGAGCATCAGTGGGAAGACGCTGCAGGAGAGCATTGAGAGTGAGATGTCGGGCAAACTAGAGGAGCTGCTGGTCGCTATTG TGAAATGTGTGAAAAGTGTACCAGCATTCCTGGCCGAGAGACTCTACAAAAGCATGAAG GGCCTGGGTACCACTGAGTCCACGTTGACCAGGATAATAGTGGGGCGCTCAGAGGTCGACCTGCTGGACATCCGGACCGAGTACAAAAAGCTGTTTGGCTGCTCTCTCTACTTGGCCATAGAG TCCGAGACGTCTGGGAGCTATCGGGACACCCTGCTGCAGATCTGTGGGGAGGACTAG
- the anxa3b gene encoding annexin A3b isoform X1, whose protein sequence is MSVWDDLDLLLDSPSSLTVTSTTRGTIKDKAGFNASEDATALRGAMEGIGTTEKTLIDILTQRSNAQRQLITKAYEEAYEGRTLVGDLKGDTSGDFEDALVALVTHPAKFDCHEFIKATKGLGTTDSALIEMFACKSSRQIKSMCEAYLEETGRSLAHDLKAEVSGDYGKTLLTLVEAKRDESTHVDAAKAKADAQALYEAGEKKWGTDESMFIDILCHRSVPQLRQILVEYKSISGKTLQESIESEMSGKLEELLVAIVKCVKSVPAFLAERLYKSMKGLGTTESTLTRIIVGRSEVDLLDIRTEYKKLFGCSLYLAIESDVGGSYGDCLKMICGADD, encoded by the exons ATGTCTGTTTGG GATGACTTGGATCTTCTCCTGGACTCTCCGTCTTCCTTGACTGTTACG TCTACAACAAGGGGGACCATCAAGGACAAAGCGGGTTTCAATGCCAGTGAAGACGCGACAGCCCTGAGGGGGGCCATGGAGGGCATTG gaACTACTGAGAAAACGTTGATTGATATCTTGACGCAGCGGAGCAATGCTCAGCGGCAGCTCATCACGAAGGCCTACGAGGAGGCTTATGAAGGAAGG actcTTGTTGGGGATCTGAAAGGGGACACCAGTGGGGATTTTGAGGATGCTCTGGTTGCCTTGGTTACCCACCCTGCCAAGTTCGACTGTCACGAGTTCATCAAAGCCACAAAA GGACTTGGGACAACTGATAGTGCTTTGATAGAAATGTTTGCTTGCAAGTCGAGCAGGCAAATTAAGTCCATGTGCGAGGCTTACCTGGAAG AGACAGGCCGATCGCTGGCACATGATCTGAAGGCAGAGGTGTCTGGTGACTATGGTAAAACTCTACTCACCCTTGTGGAG GCGAAGCGGGATGAGAGTACACATGTAGATGCTGCCAAAGCTAAAGCGGATGCCCAG GCCCTGTATGAGGCAGGGGAGAAGAAATGGGGCACGGACGAGAGCATGTTCATCGACATCCTGTGCCACAGAAGTGTCCCTCAGCTCAGGCAGA TCCTGGTGGAGTACAAGAGCATCAGTGGGAAGACGCTGCAGGAGAGCATTGAGAGTGAGATGTCGGGCAAACTAGAGGAGCTGCTGGTCGCTATTG TGAAATGTGTGAAAAGTGTACCAGCATTCCTGGCCGAGAGACTCTACAAAAGCATGAAG GGCCTGGGTACCACTGAGTCCACGTTGACCAGGATAATAGTGGGGCGCTCAGAGGTCGACCTGCTGGACATCCGGACCGAGTACAAAAAGCTGTTTGGCTGCTCTCTCTACTTGGCCATAGAG TCGGACGTCGGTGGCAGTTACGGAGACTGCCTGAAGATGATCTGTGGCGCTGATGACTAA